TGCGCCGTGTCCAGGCCGTCCCTGGCCGTCGCCTCCAGCAGCGCGCGCGGCGGGGGCGAGGCGCGCTCGGCCTCGATGACCGCGGTGACCACGGAGCCCAGCGACGGGTGCGGAGAGCCGATCACCACGATGTCGCCCACGCCGGGCACCTTCCTGAGCACCTCTTCCACGTCCTCGGGCACGACGGTGGCGCCGCCGGTCTGGATCGCGCCGTCACCGCGGCCCCGCACGCGCAGCACCTCGCCTGCCCGGTACGGCTCCGCCAGGTCGCCCACGGTCGCCCAGCCGTCGCCGTCACGCCGCAACGGCCCGGCGGCGTCACCCAGGTAGCCGTCGGCCAGCCACGGCGAACGCGCCCACACTTCCCCGAACGACCTGTCGGGCGCGGGCCGGACCTCGATCTCGACGCCCGGAAAAGGGCGCAGTCCACCCCCGTCGGCGTCGACCGCCACGAACGACAGCTCGCTCGCCCCGTAGTAGGACACGACACGGATCCCCGCCCGCCCGGCCGCGGCCCACGCGTCAGGGTCGAGGGCCGCCCCGCCGACCACGGCCGTGCGCAGCCTCCCCGGACGTGCCAGCACGTCGGGCAGCCGGTGCGGCACCAGGTGCACGACGGTGGCCCTGGTCAGCAGGTCGCCCAGCGTCCTGGACGGCCGGCGGCCGGGCAGCAGGGCCGTCGCGCCGGTGGCCAGGGTGTGCACGGCGGCGAAGGCGTACAGGCTCGACACGAGCGGGCCGGGGACCAGCACGACGTCGTCGGGGCCGATCCCGGCGAGGTCGCTGAGATGCGGGAACGACGCCGTCCAGGACGCGCGGGAGCGCACGACGGCGCGCGGCCTGCCGGTGCTGCCCGAGGTGAAGCACGCCCACGCCCGATCGCCGGGCCGCGGCTCATGCCGCACGTCGGGACCCGGCACGTACGGCAGCGGCGCGTCCACATGAGCCGCGTACGGTGACGCCGGGGCGACGCGCGACCACCGCTCCCGGTCCCACGTGGGATCGCCCACCAGCGGCGTCGCGCCCGCCAGATCCGCCGCGAGCACGGCGACGAGCGCCTCGACCGGCTCCGCGAGGCCGATCGCGACCAGCGTGCCCGGTCCCGTTCCGAGGCCGAGCAGGTGGCGGGCGGCGCCCTGGACGCGTTCGGCGAGCCGGGCGTAGGTGAGCTCTCCCTCGGGGCCGCACACCGCCAGGCGCGAAGGGCGCTCGGCGGCGTGCCGCATCACATGGTCTGCTACCGGCATCGGGAGGTCAGTGCCCCCCCGCCCGTACGCAACCGCTCCCGATGCACGGCGGGCACCGCGTCCGGGTACGCCCGCTGCGTGCCCCGGGCCACGACGGACGCGAACACCGCCTTGAGCAGGTCACCGGGCAGGAACTGGATGCTGAGCAGCGCCGCCTTGCCCAGGGAGATGCCGGTGAGTGCGGCCTGAACGGGGACGCCGAACAGGTAGACCACGCCTACGCCGCCCACCAGGCACGCCACGACCAGGGGGACGATGCCCGGGTTGCGGCCCGCGCGCTCGACGAGCCAGCCGGTCACCGCCGCCCCGGGGAGCCAGCCGATCAGGAACCCGGCCGACGGCCCGGCGAACACGCCCAGCCCGCCACGCCCGCCGGCCAGCAGCGGCAGACCCGCGGCGACCAGGACGAGCAGCACCGCGACCGCCAGCGCGGCCCGCCACGTGCCGAGGATCGCGCCCGCCAGCATCACACCGAACGTCTGGAGCGTGATCGGGACCGCGTCGCCGAACAGGTTCAGTGAGCCCGGCAGGCCGAGCACCGCGATCAGCGCCGCGAACACGGCCACTCGCGCCAGGTCGCCCGTGGGGAACCTGCGCCGCTTCCCTTCATCCTTCATGACGTCGATCCCACACCAGAACACCCTGCTTCAGGCATGGAGGTATCCCACAACTTTCCGGTCGTTCATCTGCGAACGACCGATACCGATCCCACAACCGACCCCTCCCAGCCGCGACGGCGTGCGGGGTCAGGCGGCCAGGCGGAGGGCCCGGGCCACGTCGGAGGTGGACGAGGACGTCTCCGTCGAGGTGTAGCCGTCGCGCAGGGAGGCGTCCAGGTCCTTCAGCCCGTTGCCGCTCAGCGTGATCACGATCCGCAGCCCCGGCTCCAGTGCGCCCCGCGCGTGCCGGTCGAGCAGACCCGCGACTCCCGCCGCCGAGGCGGGCTCGGCGAAGACGCCGTCGCGGCGGGCCAGCAGCCGGTACGCCGCGAAGATCTGCTCGTCGGTCACCGCCGCGATCAGCCCGCCGGACTCGTCGCGGGCGGCGAGGGCGCCGTCCCAGGTGGCCGGGTTGCCGACGCGGATCGCGGTGGCGTCCGTACGCGGGTCGGCCACGGGCGCGCCGTGGACGAGCGGGGCCGCCCCCGCCGCCTGGAAGCCCCACATGCGCGGCAGCCGCCCGGCCAGGCCCGCGCCGTGGTAGTTGCGGTAGCCGCCCCAGGTGGCGGTGATGTTGCCGCCGTTGCCCACCGGCAGGCAGTGCACGTCGGGCGCGTCGCCGAGGGCGTCCACGATCTCGTAGGCGACCGTGCGCTGCCCGGCCAGGCGCAGCTCGTTGCCGACGGAGTTGACCAGCGCGATCGGGTGGTGCGCGGCCAGCTCGCGGGCCACGCGCATGCAGTCGTCGAAGTTGCCGTCGATCTCGACGATCTCGGCGCCGTACCGTACGGCCTGGCCCAGCTTGCCGAGCGCGATCCGCCCCTTGGGGACCAGGACGGCGGCCGTCACCCCCGCGCGGGCGGCGTAGGCGGCGGCCGAGGCGCTGGTGTTGCCGGTGGAGGCGCAGATGACGGCCTGCGCGCCCGCTTCGGCCGCCCGGCTGATCGCCACCGTCATGCCACGGTCCTTGAACGAGCCCGTCGGGTTGGCGCCCTCGACCTTCAGCCAGACCTCGCAGCCGGTGAGCTCCGACAGGTGCGCCGAGCGCAGGAGCGGGGTGTTGCCCTCGTTGAGCGAGACGGACGGGGTGTCGGCGGTGACCGGCAGCCAGCGCCGGTAGTCGCTGTCGATCAGGCCATGCCAGGTTCTCATGCCCCGAACCGTAACACTCGTTTCACGTCACTTGGCAACAGGGGATTGATGTAACATTTGTCATTGTGGGGAACGATCCGGTGGCCGACCGTCTCAGCGCGGTCTATCCCGAGCTGCCGCCCGGAGAGCGGGCGATCGTGCGGGTGCTGCTCGACGACTATCCGTTCGCGGCGCTGGGCTCGCTGCGGGCGCTGGCCGAGCGCGCGAAGGTGAGCCCGCCCACGGCGTCACGGCTGTTCGATCGCCTGGGGTACGCCGGATTCGCCGACTTCCAGGCCGCCGTGCGTGACGGGGCGCGGGACCGGTCGCGGCTGTTGGAGTTCGTCACGGGATCGCCCGGCGCGGCCGACAGCTCCGCGGCCCCGGAGCTGCGACGCGCTGCCGAGGACCTGCGTACGGGCCTGGACGGCACGCTCGCCGCCGCCACCGGCCCGCTGCTCGAAGCCTCAGCGGCCCTGCTCGCCGAGGCCGGGACCGTGTGGGCGCTGGGCGGGCCGCTGAGCGAGCTGGCCGCCGAGTACCTGATCCGCCAGCTCGCCAGCCTGCGCCCCGGCGCGCATCGGGTGCCCGACTCCGCGCAGGCCAGGGCCCGCACGGTGCTGGACCTGAACGGCTCGGACGTGGTGGTGGCCTACGACTTCCGGCGGTACTCGCCGGACATCGCCCGCTTCGTGCGGGCGGCACGCACGCGGGGAGCGCGGCTGCTGCTCGTCACCGACGCGTGGGAGTCGCCGCTGTCGGCCGAGGCGGAGGTGCTGATCAGGCTGCCGCGCGAGGCCGCCGGGCCGATAGCGCCGCTCGCGCACGAGATCGCCGTCACCGAGCTGCTGCTCGTCGCCGCGGCCGCGCGGCTGGCGCCCGCCCGGCGCCTGGCCGATCTCGAGGCGCTCAGGCAGACACTGTGAGCCGCTTGTAGAAGAAGCTGCAGTCCTGGAGCGTCCCGTCCGGGGATCCGGCGTACTCCGGGACGATGCCGTAGCGGGTCCAGCCGCCGGTGAGGTAGACGTTCTCGGCCAGGCTTCCTGTCTCGGTGTCGAGAAGCAGCAGGTCGGCGCCGGCGTCCAGGGCGGCCCGCTCGGCCGCGGCCAGCAGGGCGCGTGACAGGCCCCGGCCGCGTGCGTCGCGGTGGACCATGAGCTTGGCGATCTCGGCGCGGTGGCGGGCGTTCGGCTTGCGTGCCAGGGCGAGGCTGATGGTGCCCGTGACGACACCGTCCTCGCGGCTGATCCAGACCAGGAGGCCGCCCTCGGCCACCGACGGCGCCTGCGCCCGCCACCAGGCGGCGGCCTCCTCATGGCCGAACGGCGCCAGGAACCCCACGGAAGCGCCGCTGTCCACGGCGTCGACCAGGAGTGCGGCCAGGTCCTTGACCGAGGCGTCGAACTCCTCGGCCGACAGGCGTTCGATGGTGTGCATGCGGCTCCTCAGCGCTAGGGGAGGACGACCAGGATGGCGTAGCGGGCCGGACCCGGGCCCGGGCAGCGGAAGCGGGAGGCGCCCCACAGCCGGAAACGCAGGCAGTCGCCCGCCTCGACGGTGTGGGTGTGGCCGTTCGCGGTGATCTCCACCGCGCCCTCCAGCACCCAGATGTGCTGCTCGAGCCCGGGCACCGGAGGCGCGTCGTACGAGATGTCCGCCCCTGGCCGGAGCGTCGCCTCCACGACCTCGCCGCGCAGCCCGGGATGCGGCGGCGACACCGAGCGACGGACGAACCCCGACTCCTCGTCGCTGAAGACCGCCTGCGCCCTCGCCCGTACGACCTCCGGCGGCTCGGCCTCCACCTCGGCCAGCAGCCGCGACATCGTCCGCTCGTAGACACTGCACAGCCTGCCGAGCAGCGCGGCGGTCGGGCTGATCTCGCCCCGCTCCAGCCGTGACAGCGTCGAGCGGCTGATGCCCGACCGGCTCGCCAGCTCCTCCAGCGACCAGCCACGCTCGAGCCGCAGCTCCGCGAGCCGCCCGGCGAGCCGGGCGGTCACTCCCTCAGCCTGTCTCACATCAGGGAACATATCCCATATACGGGATCAGCGGCGCCTACGCCGCACCTTGATGTCGCGCATGTCCGTCACCGCGAGCTTCAGGATCTCGTGCGGATGACCGTGCGCCTCCAGCGCGGCCATCGCGCCCAGCGCCGCCTCGTCCTCGCCGTCGTCCGGCTCTGCCGGCACCTGGCACCGGAAGGTGAACGCCGTGACACCCTCGTCATGGGTGAACGTCCCGGCCTCGGTGTAGGCGGCGCCGCTCGCGGCCAGCACGGCCTCCCGCCCGGCTTCGTCAAGCCCCTTGAACTTGCCCCTGATCGTCACCCTGAACACCACTCACTCCTCTCGTACGGCATAGGCCAGCACCTGCTCGCCCAGCACGCCTTCCACGACATCCAGCAACTCCAGGACCGCCGCGGCGATCGCGTCGGCCCGCTCCCCCGCCGCCGTACGCCGGCCGATCTCGGCGTAGACCAGGGAGTGCAGGCTTCCGATGTGCCAGGCCATCACCCTGGGCAAGGGGTCGTCCCCGGCCGCGCCGGTCTCGGCGACCAGCTCGGCGGCCAGCGCCTCCGTCATCTGGTGACCGACGTCCTGCAGCCGGGCGGCCAGCGTGGGGGCGGCCCGCATCATCTCCAGCACCGGCCCGAAGCCCGGCGTCAGGCCGACACTGCGCTCGCGCCCGCGCACCTCCTCGCGCAGCCGGGCCAGCACCGCGGCGGCCGCCGACTGGCCCGGCGGCCGCTGCCGTACGATGCCGGCCAGCCGATCCGGCGAGGCCTCGTCCGGCGGCAGGACGAGATCCTCCTTGGCCGCGAAGTAGTTGTAGACGGTGTTCACCGACACCTCAGCGGCCTCGGCCACCTCCGCGATCGTGACGTTATCGAAGCCGCGCTCCACGAACAGCCGCACGGCCACGTCCGAGATGCGCTGCTTGGTCTGCCGCTTCTTCCGCTCCCGCAGCCCTTCACCCATGCTTGGAGTCTACGTCAAAGTTTCAGTGGACTGCAGTTTCATGCGGCGGTGGACAGCGCCGCTCGGGGCATGATCACAATGGGCTCCCTCAGTCCCCTTGACGGTCCGGAGTGCACCCATGCTCAGGCGCAGAATCATCAGATCCTTGGTTGTCGCAGCGCTCTTCGTCAGCGTGAGCGCCGCGGGGGCGGCGGCGGACGACGGGGCCAATAATCCGACATTTCCTGGACCGGTCTACAAAACGGTCACCGACCCAAGCGGCCTTCTCTCGCTCCAAACTTTTGGGCGGCCCGACGGCAAGGATATGGTTTTCCGGATTTCGGGCAGCGTGTACGCGAACGTCGAAGGCAACAGCCTCGACCCGGCCATCCGGCACGGCCAGAAACTCTTCAACATCGAGGGCTACAACATCAGGCGCCTGTACCGGGTGCCGGACACGACGCAGCTCTACCAGCTATCCCGCGAGATCGTGTTCTACACCGACCCGGCCGACCCCACCCGGATCCTGCGGGAATGGAAGAACCCGATCGACCAGAAGACCTATCCGGTCATTCCCATCAACAACGACACGGTGAACTTCGGCCCGTTCAACGTCACCTCCTCCTACGTCGGCCCGCCGGTGCGCACGATGCATGATGAGACCGTGTGGACCAGCGACATCCCCGTACGCGCCGACTTCGGCACCGCGCTCGGCGAGCGGTTCGGGCTCGTGGGCGGCGTGTACGCGGCCCAGGAGATGTTCGACTTCTCCGTCGACGACCGCGAGGTGGCCGCCAGGACCAGGCCGGGCACCGTTCCTTCGGGCGCGATGAAGACGAAGATCAGCTGGGCGCGTACGAGCCCGTGGGCGCCGTTCATGTGCCTGGCGGAGAGCGAGGTGCGCGGCCAGCTCACCTACCACGCCCGCAGCTGGTCGCTGAACTCCTACGCCGAGATCGAGCCGTGGCTGCGTACCGAGGTCGAGGCCAACCACCCGCTCTACACGGCCGCCCCCAGCGCGCCCGGCGCCAGCGAGAACTCCTGGAGCTCCTTCTACAACAAGCAGCTCGGCAAGGGCGCCACCACCTGGACCTCCTGGTGCGCGGCCAACGGGCGCCCGTGAGCGCGTACACGGCCCTGGCGCTCCAGATGGAGACCAGGGCCGTCAACGCCGCGTCTGATCCGCGCGCCGCCATCCGCGCCGCCATCGACCGGATCGGCGAGCAGGTCGGCGGCAGCAAGGCCTGGCTCGGCCGCGACCTGCGCCTGGTGGTGCTGCCCGAGTACGTCATGACCGGTTTCCCGATGCGCGAGAGCCTCGCCGAGTGGCGTGACAAGGCCGCGCTCGACCCGGGCGGCCCCGAGTACGAGGCGCTGGCCGCGATCGCCGCCCGGCACGAGGTGTTCCTCTGCGTGAACGCCTATGAGCGCGACGAGCACTTCCCCCAGCTGTACTTCCAGGCCTCGGTGATCCTCTCCCCGCGAGGGGAGGCGGTGCTGCGGTACCGCAGGCTGCACTCGATGTTCACGCCGAGCCCGTACGACGTGTGGGAGCGCTACCTGGAGATCTACGGCATCGACGGCGTGCTGCCGGTGGCCCGCACCGAGATCGGCAACCTGGCCGCGCTCGCCTCGGAGGAGATCCTCATGCCGGAGCTGGCCCGCGCGCTGGCCCTGCGCGGCGCCGAGGTCTTCTGCCACCCCACCTCCGAGGCCTCCTCGCCCGAGCTGACCCCGAAGGCGATCGCCCGCCGCGCCCGCGCCGCCGAGAACCTCGCCTACGTGGTCTCGGCCAACAGCGGCGGCCTGCGCGGCATCGCGATCCCCGGCGACTCCACCAACGGCGGCTCGGAGGTGCTCGACCATCAGGGGCGGGTGCTCGCCCGGGCGGGCGCGGGCGAGTCGCTGGTGGCCGCCGCCGACCTGGACGTGGACGCGCTGCGCCGGTTGCGGCGGCGGACCGGCATGGGCAACCTGCTGAGCCGGGTGAAGACCGGGCTGTGGGCCGAGGAGTACGCCAGGCACGACGGCGAGCGGCCGGACGGCCTGGCGCAGGGCGTACGCGAGCGCGCATGGTTCACGGCCCGGCAGGCGGAGACGATCGAGCGCCTGTACGGCTCCGGCTAACCCGCCGTCCGGCCGGGCTCGGGCACCACCATGGAGGCCACGTCCACCTTCGACTTCAGGTAGCCCAGCTCGTACATCAGGTCGGCCACCCGCTGGATGCGCTTGGCGCTGAGCGAGGTCGGGAAGGTGCCCATCGCCATGGTCATCACCGCCTGCTTCGGCGTCTGCGTGTAGAGCGGGACGACCTCGGCCAGCTCGGCGCGGTTGGTCGCGGCCAGCCGCTGCGCCTTGGCGACCGCCCGCTGGAAGGCGGCCGTGGTGTTCGGGTGCTGGGCCACCCACTCGTCCGTGGCGGCCAGGCCGTCGATCGGCAGCGCGTCGGTGGGCCCCGTGTTGGTGTCGAGCAGCAACCGGGCGCCGGCCTGCTGGGCGGCCGACAGGAACGGCTCCACCATCCACGCCGCGTCCACCTGTCCGCTGGTGAGCGCGGCCAGCTGGGCCTGGAAGTCGATGGCGACGAACTTCACCTGCTCCGGCGTCACCTCGTGCGCCTTCAGATGCGCGCTCGTCGACATCGTGCCCAGGTTGTTCAGCGAGTTGACCGCGATCGTCCTGCCCTTGAGGTCTCTGGGCGTCTGCAGCGGGGAGTCCTTGCGTACCACGACGCCCGCGATGCCGGGCGCGGCCTGCAGGCTGTCTGAAATGATCTTCATTCTGGCGGCGCCGCTGTCCTGGATGTTGATCAGCGAGACGTAGCTGCCCTTGAAGATGTCGATGCTGCCGTTGAGGATCTTCGGCATGACCGCCTGCGGCGCCTGGATGATCTCCGTCTTGACGGTCAGGCCCTCGGCCTTGAAGAACCCCTTGCGGTCGGCGATGAACACCGGCGCCGAGGAAGGCGTGGGGCTGACGCCGATGGTCAGCGTGGTCTTCTCCAGGCTTCCCTGCGGGGCCGGGCCGGCGACGGAGCCGGTGCCGCCGCACGCGGCGAGGGTGGCGACGGCCAGGAACGCCAGGAA
The Nonomuraea helvata genome window above contains:
- a CDS encoding class I adenylate-forming enzyme family protein yields the protein MPVADHVMRHAAERPSRLAVCGPEGELTYARLAERVQGAARHLLGLGTGPGTLVAIGLAEPVEALVAVLAADLAGATPLVGDPTWDRERWSRVAPASPYAAHVDAPLPYVPGPDVRHEPRPGDRAWACFTSGSTGRPRAVVRSRASWTASFPHLSDLAGIGPDDVVLVPGPLVSSLYAFAAVHTLATGATALLPGRRPSRTLGDLLTRATVVHLVPHRLPDVLARPGRLRTAVVGGAALDPDAWAAAGRAGIRVVSYYGASELSFVAVDADGGGLRPFPGVEIEVRPAPDRSFGEVWARSPWLADGYLGDAAGPLRRDGDGWATVGDLAEPYRAGEVLRVRGRGDGAIQTGGATVVPEDVEEVLRKVPGVGDIVVIGSPHPSLGSVVTAVIEAERASPPPRALLEATARDGLDTAQRPRRWYAVPSLPRTQAGKPARALVAARLADGDPDIRRLA
- a CDS encoding biotin transporter BioY, with product MKDEGKRRRFPTGDLARVAVFAALIAVLGLPGSLNLFGDAVPITLQTFGVMLAGAILGTWRAALAVAVLLVLVAAGLPLLAGGRGGLGVFAGPSAGFLIGWLPGAAVTGWLVERAGRNPGIVPLVVACLVGGVGVVYLFGVPVQAALTGISLGKAALLSIQFLPGDLLKAVFASVVARGTQRAYPDAVPAVHRERLRTGGGALTSRCR
- the thrC gene encoding threonine synthase, encoding MRTWHGLIDSDYRRWLPVTADTPSVSLNEGNTPLLRSAHLSELTGCEVWLKVEGANPTGSFKDRGMTVAISRAAEAGAQAVICASTGNTSASAAAYAARAGVTAAVLVPKGRIALGKLGQAVRYGAEIVEIDGNFDDCMRVARELAAHHPIALVNSVGNELRLAGQRTVAYEIVDALGDAPDVHCLPVGNGGNITATWGGYRNYHGAGLAGRLPRMWGFQAAGAAPLVHGAPVADPRTDATAIRVGNPATWDGALAARDESGGLIAAVTDEQIFAAYRLLARRDGVFAEPASAAGVAGLLDRHARGALEPGLRIVITLSGNGLKDLDASLRDGYTSTETSSSTSDVARALRLAA
- a CDS encoding MurR/RpiR family transcriptional regulator, which codes for MGNDPVADRLSAVYPELPPGERAIVRVLLDDYPFAALGSLRALAERAKVSPPTASRLFDRLGYAGFADFQAAVRDGARDRSRLLEFVTGSPGAADSSAAPELRRAAEDLRTGLDGTLAAATGPLLEASAALLAEAGTVWALGGPLSELAAEYLIRQLASLRPGAHRVPDSAQARARTVLDLNGSDVVVAYDFRRYSPDIARFVRAARTRGARLLLVTDAWESPLSAEAEVLIRLPREAAGPIAPLAHEIAVTELLLVAAAARLAPARRLADLEALRQTL
- a CDS encoding GNAT family N-acetyltransferase; protein product: MHTIERLSAEEFDASVKDLAALLVDAVDSGASVGFLAPFGHEEAAAWWRAQAPSVAEGGLLVWISREDGVVTGTISLALARKPNARHRAEIAKLMVHRDARGRGLSRALLAAAERAALDAGADLLLLDTETGSLAENVYLTGGWTRYGIVPEYAGSPDGTLQDCSFFYKRLTVSA
- a CDS encoding XRE family transcriptional regulator, which gives rise to MRQAEGVTARLAGRLAELRLERGWSLEELASRSGISRSTLSRLERGEISPTAALLGRLCSVYERTMSRLLAEVEAEPPEVVRARAQAVFSDEESGFVRRSVSPPHPGLRGEVVEATLRPGADISYDAPPVPGLEQHIWVLEGAVEITANGHTHTVEAGDCLRFRLWGASRFRCPGPGPARYAILVVLP
- a CDS encoding DUF6204 family protein; translation: MFRVTIRGKFKGLDEAGREAVLAASGAAYTEAGTFTHDEGVTAFTFRCQVPAEPDDGEDEAALGAMAALEAHGHPHEILKLAVTDMRDIKVRRRRR
- a CDS encoding helix-turn-helix domain-containing protein → MGEGLRERKKRQTKQRISDVAVRLFVERGFDNVTIAEVAEAAEVSVNTVYNYFAAKEDLVLPPDEASPDRLAGIVRQRPPGQSAAAAVLARLREEVRGRERSVGLTPGFGPVLEMMRAAPTLAARLQDVGHQMTEALAAELVAETGAAGDDPLPRVMAWHIGSLHSLVYAEIGRRTAAGERADAIAAAVLELLDVVEGVLGEQVLAYAVREE
- a CDS encoding DUF1838 family protein — encoded protein: MVFRISGSVYANVEGNSLDPAIRHGQKLFNIEGYNIRRLYRVPDTTQLYQLSREIVFYTDPADPTRILREWKNPIDQKTYPVIPINNDTVNFGPFNVTSSYVGPPVRTMHDETVWTSDIPVRADFGTALGERFGLVGGVYAAQEMFDFSVDDREVAARTRPGTVPSGAMKTKISWARTSPWAPFMCLAESEVRGQLTYHARSWSLNSYAEIEPWLRTEVEANHPLYTAAPSAPGASENSWSSFYNKQLGKGATTWTSWCAANGRP
- a CDS encoding nitrilase-related carbon-nitrogen hydrolase, which produces MSAYTALALQMETRAVNAASDPRAAIRAAIDRIGEQVGGSKAWLGRDLRLVVLPEYVMTGFPMRESLAEWRDKAALDPGGPEYEALAAIAARHEVFLCVNAYERDEHFPQLYFQASVILSPRGEAVLRYRRLHSMFTPSPYDVWERYLEIYGIDGVLPVARTEIGNLAALASEEILMPELARALALRGAEVFCHPTSEASSPELTPKAIARRARAAENLAYVVSANSGGLRGIAIPGDSTNGGSEVLDHQGRVLARAGAGESLVAAADLDVDALRRLRRRTGMGNLLSRVKTGLWAEEYARHDGERPDGLAQGVRERAWFTARQAETIERLYGSG
- a CDS encoding ABC transporter substrate-binding protein, which gives rise to MESGSVLRAFLAFLAVATLAACGGTGSVAGPAPQGSLEKTTLTIGVSPTPSSAPVFIADRKGFFKAEGLTVKTEIIQAPQAVMPKILNGSIDIFKGSYVSLINIQDSGAARMKIISDSLQAAPGIAGVVVRKDSPLQTPRDLKGRTIAVNSLNNLGTMSTSAHLKAHEVTPEQVKFVAIDFQAQLAALTSGQVDAAWMVEPFLSAAQQAGARLLLDTNTGPTDALPIDGLAATDEWVAQHPNTTAAFQRAVAKAQRLAATNRAELAEVVPLYTQTPKQAVMTMAMGTFPTSLSAKRIQRVADLMYELGYLKSKVDVASMVVPEPGRTAG